The nucleotide window agagaaagatgaagagaaaAGTTATCTGGACACATACCGTAAGAATCTATGAAGATAGTTTAGAGACAAGCGTCAATATTGAGTtaagcatttaaaaaaaaatcaattttagttaaaaaatacaagttgtattataatattattatttgtttgcaGAGATTCATTTTTAAGAAACTAACCGATAAGAGTGCTATAAGAATTAAGATTTTACGTATTAACTGGGAATGATATTACAGCGAATTCGATGAAAAATTTCCAATTATGTATGTGTATCCGAAGTTGTATGATTCAAATCAGTTAATTATTGTTGTTTCAGTATTGGTATATAGTCTAAATATAAATAAGCATCATCAGAAACTCACCGGCTAGCGTCAGACTTAATGTTTATGAATTTTTGTTGAATGAATCTGAACTGAATCCACTAACCTTACAATATCAAATACTTGGACTGTAATGGAAGGTTGGCGAAAATGAAACCTTTCTTCAATTCTTTCTGATAAAAATATCGGGTCATCAGTTTTATCATTATTCAATTTGGACCccatcatctttttatttttcgtCTGTGGGTCCTTAATCAACCGCAGCCAGGAGTAGACAAATAGCCTGGCCTACTGTATAAATTAATATGCTGATTGTAAACTTACAAGATTTTACGCTGCTTATGTCAGCCAAATGCCTTgtcgttttgttttgttttggccCTTGCAATACTAGTTCTTCAGTGATATTTTGAACGATTGAAGTTTTTATCTTTGTTAGCAGAAGTTATGGTAGTATGTAATCGTAATGGAAATGTGTGAACCATTGTTACTCGCTATATCACTTACTATTTGCTAGCTTAGATATATCATTTGTTCTTCGTAATAATTATGAatttaatcaatatattttatgaaacaACACTGAATCAGTTAATATCCCCCTTCATTATATTGCTCAAACTAAAATTCCCTCATTACATGGGAGAATGGGTGCCTTATATCAATTACATTTACCAATCTAAGTCGATAAAGGTATGTCTAAACACAGGGTGCTATAGAAAGTCTGATCATATATTAGGAGAATCCACGTAGGTTACAAGTTTATCATGATCTCTTAATACGTTGTGAGACAAAACGCGACGTAACtacataaataaaatgatcTTCAGATACAGCATCACACTATTTGGATTTATGTTTAAACACATGCcaggaaataaaaaatgaaaaagaatgtgaCTTAAGCATCTCACCTTTAGTGCAACGGTGGAGTCACTACTCGTGTAGCTTCATCACGCTAAAAGTAGCTTCACCTCTTCGTGAAAGGTTATTTCTGAAAAATAGATaatgataaatattaaaaagaaatgtATGACAATTCCTCTCCCTTTATAAATGATAGAGAAATGAAACCAATAATTCGGTATCCTCTCCAATAGCATTGAAGATCTTCTTcacctctctttctctctctccctctctctctccaaatCTATCTATATTTGCCGAGATTCTTGGAGCTAGTAAACACCGtgccgtttaaaaaaaaagtccaGAAGGAGAGAGATGAAAGTGAAGGTTGGAGAGTTTGTGCCGTTTGTGGCAATGGTGATAATGGAGGCATGCACGATTGCTCTTACGATAATGGCCAAGACGGCACTAACGGGAGGGATGAGTCCTTTTGTTTTCGTTGTTTACACAAACGCTTTGGGAtctattcttcttcttcccttttctttcttcttccatAGAAAGGACAGGTCGATCTATGtgatcttatatattttataacaaaacatAATATGTCTTTAATAATCACTTAATACATTTTcagttatttatttatatattttatgatattcTTGCAGAACTAAAGAATCTATCTTTTCTTGGCCACTCTTCGTTCGTGTTTTCTTTCTAGGTTTCACCGGGTAAGTTGATCTCTCTTTATTATTGAATGTTTTCTTATAATTCTAGATTTTGGGAGCCAGGCTTTTCCCCCCAATATTTTCTTTTGCAATAACACTAATACGAGGTCCGTGTTGCGAAACCCCATTACGTATCAACAACCAAATAGTTTTGATGAATATTATATTATCATATgacttgaccaaaaaaaaaaaaaaattatattatcataTGACAAAACTGCGTGGCGTTTACTCACTTATAATATAAACAACTAGGCCTTGagatattttagtatttttgaaCATCGTGAGTTTCTTTGTGAGCGGCATACATCGCACACCACGTTTTCTTTgtgtaattaatatatattttttaaaaattgtatgaCGACGTGTCTACTTATTTTGCCTTCTTGCTAGCTAGCACACACGTACTTGCATGCATTTTAACGTACTTAAAATGTTATTCATGCATTTACACATACACTGACtgtattgaaatattttaaacatgtgAAGGATATTTCTGTTCCAAAATTTGGCATTTGTGGGACTAAGCTTCAGCTCACCCATAGTAGTATGTGCAATGGGATTACTCATTCCTTCATTCTCCTTCTTGCTCAATCTTATCCTCGGGTAAGCCATCTATAATCACCATTTCACAATCTGCATATAATTAGATGTAGTGTTTAAATATTATAGCTATATGCATGCTTATTTAGAAGGAGCAAGTTGGATTGGAGAAACACGAGCACGAGGGCTAGAGTTATGGGAACAATAATCTCATTAAGCGGAGCATTCAGTGAAGAATTGTACAAAGGTCCTTTTATAAGACCAGCTTCGTCTGCTTTCCCTACTCGTCTTCTAAAATCAATCCCTAAACTATTGGTCTACTACAACATCCCTGATAATTGGTTCCTCGGCTGTATCTTTCTGGCGGCCGCTGTTTTTTCTGTCTCCCTATTCAATGTTATTCAGGTATATTCAACAACAATATGAACCATCAGTAATACTGAAACCATCTTAATGCATGTTATTCAATTTTGagattaatttttctttaatcTTTGGCAGACAGGGACGGTCAAAAAGTATCCACACGTAATGAAAGTGGCTTCGTTTTACAGCATAGTCGGGACGATCCAATGCCTAATATTCTCGTTGTTTATGGAAAGAGACCTAAGTGCATGGAAGATCGAGCCTAACTACGATCTTTGCCTCATTATTGCCACGGTAATTAATTTACTGTCTTTTAAGATAAAcagtttttaaacaaaaaaaaaagaagaagtgaaTCATATAGTTTACGAACCTTTCATGATGTGTAATAAAAATAGGGAATTTTCGGAAGTGTAATACGGACAAGCGTACAAGTAAAGTGTACCCAAATGAAAGGACCATATTACGTGCCATTATTCAAACCCTTTGGCATATTTTGGGCAACACTCTTTGGTACCAGCTTCTTCGTCAACAGTCTTCACTACGGCAGGTCCGTTAACAGATTCATTAATAATCGTAATTATTTATTAGCATATTGTATTACCTAGCATGAGTGTTGATCACTATTATATGATTGGTGTTTGAGTGCAGTGTATTAGGAGCAGTCATAGgtggcgttggatattacacagtTTCTTGGGGACAATTGAGGGAAAccgaagaaaaacaaaattcaaaagatGAAAGAAAACCCATCAAAACTATTCATCATCACGAAGATGATGAATACAAAATTCCATTGCTTATTAATCAGGAAGAAAGTCCTGTGTGAATTGTGTATTATTCGTTTTTTCTTGAGAAGAAAAGGAGGGtcgtttaaatattttcttgtccTCTTTTTTTCTATGTGGCGTAAGTAAGAAGAAATGCGTGTGAGAGTGTGTTTATTATATAAGTCGTCAGTGTCAATGGGAGACTGCTGAAGTAGGCTTTTTGGTCCGAAACGCAAAAACCCCAATGTATATACACGTATTTGGATATGTAGACTGTAGAGCACTCTATTATGCTTTTACGTAATGAATAATTTCCGAAATGATCGATTGTATTCcggatattttatatgttatatacatTTGTACAAGTTGTTTGATGCGACcaattaaatatgtaaaattcaaaaaatttaaattaaactataaacatttttttgtaaaaatattagttaACTTTTTGGTCACTGAATTAAATAGATTTTCACATATGGAAATAACTCAAGAGATAAAAATAGTGGTAAAGCCCATACGAGTTTAGATGAAATAAGGTTCTCGATTTGATACATATGGGCCTAATACGAAGTTGTAGTAAAGCCCCATACGAGTGTCTTTGATTTGGTGAAGGTTCGCCACTCACTAGCGCCTAGGGGAATAGTATGGTTTACATTATAAGAGCATGTTTATCCGAGGAGCATATTGGCAGGATGATTCCTGCAAGTTTTCACATCCACGATGAGCTCGCCTGGCTACAAATGAAGTCCGCACTGTACTCTAAAAAATCGGGATACGCCATTGCAAAAATAACCACCTCGCTTGAAGATG belongs to Brassica rapa cultivar Chiifu-401-42 chromosome A07, CAAS_Brap_v3.01, whole genome shotgun sequence and includes:
- the LOC103830889 gene encoding WAT1-related protein At1g70260 isoform X1, which produces MKVKVGEFVPFVAMVIMEACTIALTIMAKTALTGGMSPFVFVVYTNALGSILLLPFSFFFHRKDRTKESIFSWPLFVRVFFLGFTGIFLFQNLAFVGLSFSSPIVVCAMGLLIPSFSFLLNLILGRSKLDWRNTSTRARVMGTIISLSGAFSEELYKGPFIRPASSAFPTRLLKSIPKLLVYYNIPDNWFLGCIFLAAAVFSVSLFNVIQTGTVKKYPHVMKVASFYSIVGTIQCLIFSLFMERDLSAWKIEPNYDLCLIIATGIFGSVIRTSVQVKCTQMKGPYYVPLFKPFGIFWATLFGTSFFVNSLHYGSVLGAVIGGVGYYTVSWGQLRETEEKQNSKDERKPIKTIHHHEDDEYKIPLLINQEESPV
- the LOC103830889 gene encoding WAT1-related protein At1g70260 isoform X2, which encodes MKVKVGEFVPFVAMVIMEACTIALTIMAKTALTGGMSPFVFVVYTNALGSILLLPFSFFFHRKDRTKESIFSWPLFVRVFFLGFTGIFLFQNLAFVGLSFSSPIVVCAMGLLIPSFSFLLNLILGSKLDWRNTSTRARVMGTIISLSGAFSEELYKGPFIRPASSAFPTRLLKSIPKLLVYYNIPDNWFLGCIFLAAAVFSVSLFNVIQTGTVKKYPHVMKVASFYSIVGTIQCLIFSLFMERDLSAWKIEPNYDLCLIIATGIFGSVIRTSVQVKCTQMKGPYYVPLFKPFGIFWATLFGTSFFVNSLHYGSVLGAVIGGVGYYTVSWGQLRETEEKQNSKDERKPIKTIHHHEDDEYKIPLLINQEESPV